A stretch of Campylobacter volucris DNA encodes these proteins:
- the rpsC gene encoding 30S ribosomal protein S3 → MGQKVNPIGLRLGINRNWESRWFPTKANMAENIGEDYKIRTFLKRKLYYAGISQILVERTAKKLRVTVVAARPGIIIGKKGSDVDVLRKELQDLIGKEVNINIKEERKAGASAQLAAESVATQLEKRIAFRRAMKKVIQGAQKAGAKGIKVSVSGRLGGAEMARTEWYLEGRVPLHTLRAKIDYGFAEAHTTYGNIGIKVWIFKGEVLQKGVQSEKTEENAPAKKPRRARRGK, encoded by the coding sequence ATGGGACAAAAAGTAAATCCGATTGGTTTAAGATTAGGAATTAATAGAAACTGGGAATCAAGATGGTTTCCTACTAAAGCTAATATGGCAGAAAATATTGGTGAAGATTATAAAATCAGAACCTTTTTAAAAAGAAAACTTTATTATGCTGGAATTAGCCAAATTCTTGTAGAAAGAACAGCTAAAAAATTAAGAGTAACTGTTGTAGCTGCAAGACCTGGTATTATAATAGGCAAAAAAGGTAGCGATGTTGATGTGTTAAGAAAAGAACTTCAAGATTTAATTGGTAAAGAAGTAAATATCAACATCAAAGAAGAAAGAAAAGCAGGTGCTTCAGCTCAGCTTGCAGCTGAAAGTGTTGCTACGCAACTTGAAAAAAGAATTGCTTTTAGAAGAGCTATGAAAAAAGTAATTCAAGGGGCGCAAAAAGCAGGTGCTAAAGGGATTAAAGTTTCAGTTTCTGGTCGTTTAGGTGGAGCTGAAATGGCAAGAACTGAATGGTATTTAGAAGGTCGTGTGCCACTTCATACTTTAAGAGCAAAAATTGATTATGGTTTTGCTGAAGCTCATACTACTTATGGAAATATAGGTATTAAAGTATGGATCTTTAAAGGTGAAGTTTTACAAAAAGGTGTTCAATCTGAAAAAACCGAAGAAAACGCTCCTGCTAAAAAACCAAGAAGAGCAAGAAGAGGTAAGTAA
- the rplD gene encoding 50S ribosomal protein L4 — MSKVTVLNDKFEKASELDLPAKYAEVNPHNLYLYVKSYLASLRANTAHTKGRSDVSGGGKKPWRQKGRGGARAGSTRTNVWVGGAVAFGPTNNRNYFQKVNKKQKRLALERALADKANNNTLFVVDSLNIESGKTKDANAVIKKLGLKDALIVKDLLDEKTFLAFRNLANCYVVDISEVNAYLISVFKAVIIEKAALESIVKEG, encoded by the coding sequence ATGAGTAAAGTAACTGTTTTAAATGATAAATTTGAAAAAGCTAGTGAACTCGATCTTCCTGCAAAATATGCAGAAGTTAATCCTCACAACCTTTACTTATATGTAAAATCTTATCTTGCTAGCCTTAGAGCAAATACTGCTCATACTAAAGGCAGAAGCGATGTAAGCGGTGGTGGTAAAAAACCATGGAGACAAAAAGGTCGTGGTGGTGCAAGAGCTGGTTCAACAAGAACAAATGTTTGGGTTGGTGGTGCTGTAGCATTTGGTCCTACAAACAATCGCAATTATTTTCAAAAAGTTAATAAAAAACAAAAACGCTTGGCTCTTGAAAGAGCATTGGCTGACAAGGCTAACAATAATACATTATTTGTAGTAGATAGCTTAAATATTGAAAGCGGTAAAACAAAAGATGCAAATGCAGTTATTAAAAAGCTTGGCTTAAAAGATGCTTTGATAGTAAAAGACTTGCTAGATGAAAAAACATTTCTTGCTTTTAGAAACTTAGCAAATTGCTATGTTGTTGATATAAGCGAAGTAAATGCTTATTTAATATCTGTATTTAAGGCTGTTATTATTGAAAAAGCAGCACTTGAATCTATCGTAAAAGAGGGTTAA
- the rplV gene encoding 50S ribosomal protein L22 encodes MSRALIKFIRLSPTKARLIAREVQGMNAELALASLKFMPNKGAKFIANAISSAVVNGGFEANEVIVSSCRVDAGAVLKRFRPRARGSASRIRKPTSHILVEVSKVEASAEKTTKAKKASVKKES; translated from the coding sequence ATGAGTAGAGCATTGATTAAATTCATAAGATTATCTCCAACTAAAGCGAGATTGATAGCTAGGGAAGTTCAAGGTATGAATGCTGAACTTGCATTAGCAAGCTTAAAATTTATGCCAAACAAGGGTGCTAAATTTATAGCAAATGCTATTTCAAGTGCTGTTGTAAATGGTGGATTTGAAGCAAATGAAGTGATTGTTTCAAGTTGTCGTGTTGATGCTGGTGCAGTTTTAAAAAGATTTAGACCAAGAGCTAGAGGAAGTGCTAGTCGTATTAGAAAGCCAACTTCACATATTTTAGTAGAAGTTAGCAAGGTAGAAGCAAGTGCTGAAAAAACCACAAAAGCTAAAAAAGCATCAGTGAAAAAGGAAAGCTAA
- the rpmC gene encoding 50S ribosomal protein L29 produces MKYTEIKDKTAAELATMLKEKKVLLFTLRQKLKTMQLTNPKEISEVKKDIARINTAISALK; encoded by the coding sequence ATGAAATATACTGAGATTAAAGATAAAACAGCAGCCGAGCTTGCAACAATGCTAAAAGAAAAAAAGGTGCTTTTATTTACTTTAAGACAAAAGCTAAAAACAATGCAGCTAACTAATCCTAAAGAAATTAGCGAAGTTAAAAAAGACATCGCTAGAATCAATACTGCAATTAGCGCTTTAAAATAA
- a CDS encoding 50S ribosomal protein L23: protein MADITDIKTILYTEKSLSLQEQGVVVIQTSPKMTKNGLKEVLKEYFGVTPVRINSLKMDGKVKRFRGREGQRNSFKKFYVKLPEGVSLENSEA from the coding sequence ATGGCAGATATTACTGATATAAAAACAATACTTTACACTGAAAAAAGTTTAAGCCTTCAAGAACAAGGTGTTGTAGTGATTCAAACTTCTCCAAAAATGACTAAAAATGGTCTAAAAGAAGTTTTAAAAGAATATTTTGGTGTAACTCCAGTAAGAATTAATTCTTTAAAAATGGATGGAAAAGTAAAGCGTTTTAGAGGTCGTGAAGGTCAAAGAAATAGCTTTAAAAAATTCTATGTTAAGCTACCAGAAGGTGTAAGCTTAGAAAATTCGGAGGCATAA
- the rpsS gene encoding 30S ribosomal protein S19: MARSLKKGPFVDDHVMKKVIAAKKANDGKPIKTWSRRSTIIPDMIGLTFNVHNGKSFIPVYITENHIGYKLGEFAPTRTFKGHKGSVQKKIGK, encoded by the coding sequence ATGGCTAGGTCACTAAAAAAAGGTCCTTTTGTTGATGACCATGTAATGAAAAAAGTCATCGCTGCTAAAAAAGCTAACGATGGTAAGCCAATTAAAACTTGGTCAAGACGCAGCACTATTATACCTGATATGATAGGTTTAACTTTTAATGTGCATAATGGTAAAAGTTTTATACCTGTTTATATAACTGAAAATCATATTGGTTATAAATTAGGTGAATTTGCACCTACTAGAACATTTAAGGGTCATAAAGGCTCTGTTCAGAAAAAAATAGGTAAGTAA
- the rplP gene encoding 50S ribosomal protein L16, translating into MLMPKRTKYRKMMKGRNRGYANRGTEFTFGDYALKATEAGRINSRQIEAARIALTRFVKRQGKTWIRVFPDKPLTKKPLETRMGKGKGAVEEWVMNIKPGRIIYEMAGVNEEMARQALTLAMHKLPFKTKFVTRESQNEIY; encoded by the coding sequence ATGTTAATGCCAAAAAGAACTAAATATCGTAAAATGATGAAAGGGCGTAACAGAGGTTATGCCAACAGAGGAACTGAATTTACTTTTGGCGATTATGCGTTAAAGGCGACTGAGGCTGGTCGTATAAATTCTCGTCAAATTGAAGCAGCTCGTATTGCTTTAACTCGTTTTGTAAAAAGACAAGGTAAAACTTGGATTAGAGTTTTCCCTGATAAACCTTTAACTAAAAAACCTTTAGAAACTCGTATGGGTAAAGGTAAAGGTGCAGTTGAAGAATGGGTAATGAACATTAAGCCAGGTCGTATAATTTATGAAATGGCAGGGGTTAATGAAGAAATGGCAAGACAAGCTTTAACTTTAGCTATGCATAAATTGCCGTTTAAAACTAAGTTTGTTACAAGAGAGAGCCAAAATGAAATATACTGA
- the rplB gene encoding 50S ribosomal protein L2 codes for MAIKTYKPYTPSRRYITGVSSEDITAKASVRSLLVKLPAHAGRNNNGRITSRHKEAGAKKLYRIIDFKRRKFGIEGKVEAIEYDPYRNCRIALISYKDGEKRYILQPKGLGVGDIVCAAESGLDIKPGNAMKLRNIPVGTIVHNIELKPGKGGQMIRSAGAYAQLMGKEEKYVILRLASGEMRQVLAECMASIGEVGNEEWSNVTIGKAGRNRHRGIRPQTRGSAMNPVDHPHGGGEGKKNSGRHPVTPWGKPTKGAKTRRKKASDKLIISRRKGK; via the coding sequence ATGGCAATTAAAACATATAAACCATATACTCCAAGTAGAAGATATATCACAGGCGTAAGCTCTGAAGATATTACAGCAAAAGCTAGTGTTCGCTCATTGCTTGTAAAACTTCCAGCACATGCGGGTCGTAACAATAATGGTAGAATCACAAGCCGTCATAAAGAAGCAGGTGCTAAAAAACTTTATAGAATTATAGATTTTAAAAGAAGAAAATTTGGCATTGAAGGTAAAGTTGAAGCTATTGAGTATGATCCATATAGAAATTGTCGTATAGCTTTGATTTCTTATAAAGATGGCGAAAAAAGATACATCTTACAGCCAAAAGGTTTGGGTGTTGGTGATATTGTTTGTGCTGCTGAAAGTGGTCTTGATATTAAACCAGGCAACGCAATGAAACTTAGAAATATCCCAGTAGGTACTATAGTGCATAATATAGAATTAAAACCAGGTAAAGGCGGACAAATGATTCGTTCAGCTGGAGCATATGCACAACTTATGGGTAAAGAAGAAAAATATGTTATCTTAAGACTTGCAAGTGGTGAAATGAGACAAGTTTTAGCTGAATGTATGGCAAGTATTGGTGAAGTTGGGAATGAAGAATGGTCAAATGTGACTATCGGTAAAGCAGGAAGAAATCGCCACAGAGGTATTCGTCCGCAAACTAGAGGTAGTGCAATGAACCCAGTAGATCACCCACATGGTGGTGGTGAAGGTAAGAAAAATTCAGGTCGTCATCCAGTTACTCCTTGGGGTAAACCAACTAAAGGTGCAAAAACTCGCCGTAAAAAAGCTAGCGATAAGCTAATAATTTCAAGAAGAAAAGGAAAGTAA